The DNA sequence GGTCCCTGCGGCCAGGCGAGCACGGCGGAGAACGGGTCGGCGTCGGCCACCGGCACGTAGGCGACGTCGACGCGCGGGTTGCGCTCGGCCATGTGGCGCGGCAGCAGGGCGACCGCCTGGCCCAGCGCGATCACCTCGATGAGCTGCGACATGTCGTAGACGGACGGCCCCGGCCGACCGCCGCCGTCGACATCGGCCGCCGTGTCCAGGCCGGTCCAGTACCGGCGGGCCTGCCCCGAGACTCCGGGCCAGACGGGGAACGCCTCACCGGCCAGGTCGCGGCAGCGCAGCAGCCCGCGCCGGGCCAGCCGGTGGCCGGCCGGGAGAGCGGCGACCCGCTCCTCCGACCACAGGGGGCGGATCTCCAGCCCGGCGTCGGCGTAGGGAGTGCTCAGCACCGCGAGGTCTGCGCGCCCGCTGCGGACCGCATCGTCCTGGCTGCCGCAGCCGCTGACGGCGATATCCGCCTCGCAGGCGTCCGGCAGGGCCGCGTAGGTCTCGATGATCCGCCGCAGCAACTGGATGCCGAGCCCCGGAGCCGCGGTCACGGTCAGCCGCTCGGCCCCCTCTGCGGCGCGCCGCGTGCGGTGCGCCGCAGCCGAAGCGACCTCCAGCACCTTCAGCGCCTCGTCGCGCAGTGTGCTGCCGGCGGCGGTGAGCCGCAGGGCGTTGCGTTCCCGAAGGAAGAGCGGGCCGCCCAGGCGCCGCTCCATCCGCCGGACGGCCCGCGAGAGCGGAGGCTGCGATATCCCCAGGCGCTCGGCGGCGCGGGAGAAATTGAGCTCGTCGGAGACGGCTAAGAAGTAGCGCAATTCCCGCAGGTCGAAGTCTTCCATACCCATAGGGTATAACGTCCATAGCAATCGGTATTTCCGCGGGCGGCGTTCGAACTGGTCTGCTGGGATAGGGCCGCTGACTGAGGAGAACCGATGAAATACCTGGTACGTTCGGACGCCGTTCTGACTGATGCGGTGTTCCTGGTGGTGCGCATCTGCATCGGGGCGGTCTTCATCGCCCACGGCTGGGACAAGGTCGTCAACCAGGGTGTGGCGCAGGTGGCGCCCGGCCTGGGCGAGATGGGAATCCCTCTCCCCGAGTTGAGCGCGGTCTTTCTGGCCTACGGCGAGCTGATCGGCGGTGCGCTGGTGCTGCTGGGCCTGGTGACGCGGGTCGGGGCGGCCGTTCTCGCGGTGAACATGGTCGGCGCCTGGGTGTTCGTGCACAGCGGCGCCGGGCTGATGCAGCAGAACGGCGGCTTCGAGTACGTCATGGTGCTGGCGGCGATCAATCTGCTGCTGATCGCGCACGGTCCGGGCCGTTTCAGCGTGGACGGCGTGCTCGCGGACCGGCTCGGCGGTGGGAGCGCCGCCGGAGCCGAGCGCACGCGCCGCGTCGCCGATTCACCGGCGGGCGCCCCGAAGTAGCTGACGCAAGTCCCGAACGGCGCCGATGCCGCGCACGGCCGTCGGCGGACAGGCGGTGCCCGGGCCCATCCCCAGGGTGTTCTTCGCCGACCGTGTTCCGCGTCCGCACTCGTCGCCGTACGTGTCCGTGCCGGAGCCCTCGG is a window from the Streptomonospora litoralis genome containing:
- a CDS encoding DoxX family protein, coding for MKYLVRSDAVLTDAVFLVVRICIGAVFIAHGWDKVVNQGVAQVAPGLGEMGIPLPELSAVFLAYGELIGGALVLLGLVTRVGAAVLAVNMVGAWVFVHSGAGLMQQNGGFEYVMVLAAINLLLIAHGPGRFSVDGVLADRLGGGSAAGAERTRRVADSPAGAPK
- a CDS encoding LysR family transcriptional regulator — translated: MEDFDLRELRYFLAVSDELNFSRAAERLGISQPPLSRAVRRMERRLGGPLFLRERNALRLTAAGSTLRDEALKVLEVASAAAHRTRRAAEGAERLTVTAAPGLGIQLLRRIIETYAALPDACEADIAVSGCGSQDDAVRSGRADLAVLSTPYADAGLEIRPLWSEERVAALPAGHRLARRGLLRCRDLAGEAFPVWPGVSGQARRYWTGLDTAADVDGGGRPGPSVYDMSQLIEVIALGQAVALLPRHMAERNPRVDVAYVPVADADPFSAVLAWPQGPAEPAVELFVETAADLFEAPQTADARPSA